A window of Methanolobus sediminis contains these coding sequences:
- a CDS encoding DUF7507 domain-containing protein, giving the protein MNKTIKLAVAMHGRVKSSVTLLFALALIITSLAMVASAADSDISVDFVAAAPGSYNHLTGGGAYDDGTVGVNEDIVNSLEGGDYKCGDIVTFFAVVHVDNTASAQTDAPQTIEMNFSFLMDTTGQSGVAIGDVVDVHVNYGTIEDLIAGENNIDDGIYDDGGSVATLVSKTTTGPIFTAGSELWATIELTDLDANETVVVRIDTKLFCDPGSNPTGNLQADLVESWLTFINNDTAVEPPDDIAQGSGQNIPFKQTGNIGYPMISITKTVTTTDGDFPGNDSLTITYGETVKYLYVVENNGDAPLYNVNVVDDAGTSGDDTDDFAVLLLTTLLTDLDGDGTADDLAAGGSASGVHLFSPSTLGIVINTATAAGNDSIIEPTTLTATDTATVLVIGTPSIDIEKIGILDVGGDGTATPGDMINYEFNVTNNGTINLNYVNVTDILLGIYNITPTNISLDPGEYQIFTGQYDLTQADINAGWVNNTATAVGTSPQGIQVNDTDSYSIPIPQTPAIDLVKTGEFMDESGDGYGQVGENVSYTFNVTNIGTVTLYNVSVTEDMLAGMSSITPAEYASVAPGDMVTFTATYALTQADLDMGSVYNNATAEGTSPQDETVNDTDDETVLIPENPMIDLVKTGEFMDESGDGYGQVGENVSYTFNVTNIGTVTLYNVSVTEDILAGMSSITPAEYASVAPGDMVTFTATYALTQADLDMGSVYNNATAEGTSPQDETVNDTDDETVMIPENPMIDLVKTGEFMDESGDGYGQVGENVSYTFNVTNIGTVTLYNVSVTEDMLTGMSSITPAEYASVAPGDMVTFTATYALTQADLDMGSVYNNATAEGTSPQDETVNDTDDETVMIPENPMIDLVKTGEFMDESGDGYGQVGENVSYTFNVTNIGTVTLYNVSVTEDMLTGMSSITPAEYASLAPGDMVTFTATYALTQADLDMGSVYNNATAEGTSPQDETVNDTDDETVMIPENPMIDLVKTGEFMDESGDGYGQVGENVSYTFNVTNIGTVTLYNVSVTEDMLTGMSSITPAEYASLAPGDMVTFTATYALTQADLDMGSVYNNATAEGTSPQDETVNDTDDETVMIPENPMIDLVKTGEFMDESGDGYGQVGENVSYTFNVTNIGTVTLYNVSVTEDMLTGMSSITPAEYASLAPGDMVTFTATYALTQADLDMGSVYNNATAEGTSPQDETVNDTDDETVMIPENPMIDLVKTGEFMDESGDGYGQVGENVSYTFNVTNIGTVTLYNVSVTEDMLTGMSSITPAEYASLAPGDMVTFTATYALTQADLDMGSVYNNATAEGTSPQDETVNDTDDETVMIPENPMIDLVKTGEFMDESGDGYGQVGENVSYTFNVTNIGTVTLYNVSVTEDMLTGMSSITPAEYASLAPGDMVTFTATYALTQADLDMGSVYNNATAEGTSPQDETVNDTDDETVMIPENPMIDLVKTGEFMDESGDGYGQVGENVSYTFNVTNIGTVTLYNVSVTEDMLTGMSSITPAEYASVAPGDMVTFTATYALTQADLDMGSVYNNATAEGTSPQDETVNDTDDETVMIPENPMIDLVKTGEFMDESGDGYGQVGENVSYTFNVTNIGTVTLYNVSVTEDMLTGMSSITPAEYASLAPGDMVTFTATYALTQADLDMGSVYNNATAEGTSPQDETVNDTDDETVLIPENPMIDLVKTGEFMDESGDGYGQVGENVSYTFNVTNIGTVTLYNVSVTEDILAGMSSITPAEYASVAPGDMVTFTATYALTQADLDMGSVYNNATAEGTSPQDETVNDTDDETVMIPQYPHIALTKTADPIIYTYEGQVIHYTLNATNDGTVTLNGTFVTDTLLASVNAVDASFTGVLSVGQSAEFVGTYMIQAADLAGPFPNIVPNTATVTGYDPQGAPVFASASAVVTQVNATAQIAPTQTTCYDFRTGTADDLETAYYMVLKKTGEIQSVAPGVMFYYSDVTPTSDTVVIEVDQNNTAGWPDIAIQDEGQIILWDSDCLKVQNATVNMSGENPVLTVTGVTPGETYYLGVKYTLSSLQGYVPTGTPDVTYLFVMYQDGAEVISSWDGITVEYKKK; this is encoded by the coding sequence ATGAACAAAACCATAAAGCTAGCGGTGGCTATGCACGGAAGAGTAAAATCTTCAGTGACATTGCTATTTGCATTGGCATTGATAATAACATCATTGGCAATGGTTGCATCTGCAGCCGACAGTGATATTTCAGTTGACTTTGTTGCAGCTGCACCAGGAAGTTATAACCACTTGACAGGTGGTGGTGCTTATGATGATGGAACTGTTGGTGTAAATGAGGATATTGTCAATTCGCTGGAAGGAGGCGACTACAAATGTGGTGATATTGTCACTTTCTTTGCAGTCGTACATGTTGATAATACTGCATCTGCACAAACGGATGCGCCACAAACGATCGAGATGAACTTTTCATTTTTGATGGATACAACTGGACAATCCGGTGTAGCAATCGGTGATGTTGTAGACGTGCATGTGAATTATGGCACAATAGAGGACCTGATCGCTGGCGAGAATAACATTGACGATGGAATCTACGATGATGGCGGAAGTGTAGCAACACTTGTAAGTAAGACAACAACTGGCCCAATTTTCACTGCTGGCTCGGAATTGTGGGCCACCATTGAACTTACAGATCTGGATGCAAATGAAACAGTGGTCGTCAGGATAGATACTAAATTGTTCTGCGACCCCGGATCAAACCCTACAGGTAATTTGCAGGCCGATCTTGTGGAATCCTGGCTGACATTTATTAATAATGATACTGCAGTGGAACCACCAGACGATATTGCCCAGGGAAGTGGACAGAATATTCCTTTCAAGCAGACCGGAAACATTGGGTATCCTATGATCAGTATCACTAAGACCGTAACAACAACTGATGGAGATTTCCCCGGAAATGATTCATTGACAATTACTTACGGTGAAACTGTCAAGTACCTCTATGTGGTCGAAAATAACGGAGATGCTCCTCTCTACAATGTAAATGTAGTCGATGATGCTGGTACATCTGGTGATGACACTGATGATTTTGCCGTTTTGCTATTGACTACGCTGCTTACTGATCTTGATGGCGATGGAACTGCTGATGACCTTGCAGCAGGGGGTAGTGCTTCTGGGGTGCATTTGTTCAGTCCATCTACCTTGGGAATTGTAATTAACACCGCTACTGCAGCAGGTAATGATTCAATTATCGAACCTACAACCCTTACTGCTACTGATACGGCAACTGTACTCGTTATAGGTACACCGTCAATAGATATCGAGAAAATAGGTATACTGGATGTAGGTGGAGATGGAACGGCAACACCTGGTGACATGATCAACTATGAATTCAATGTTACCAACAATGGTACAATAAATCTCAACTATGTGAATGTCACAGATATACTGCTAGGCATCTATAACATAACACCAACTAATATCTCACTGGATCCAGGAGAATACCAGATATTCACAGGACAATATGACCTCACACAGGCTGATATTAACGCAGGATGGGTCAACAATACAGCAACAGCTGTAGGTACCAGTCCTCAGGGTATACAGGTGAACGATACAGATTCTTACAGTATACCAATACCACAGACTCCAGCTATCGATCTTGTCAAGACAGGTGAGTTCATGGATGAGAGTGGTGATGGTTACGGCCAGGTCGGCGAGAATGTCTCCTACACCTTCAATGTCACCAACATTGGTACAGTTACACTCTACAATGTCAGTGTAACGGAGGATATGCTCGCAGGCATGAGTTCAATCACACCTGCCGAATATGCTTCAGTTGCACCTGGTGATATGGTTACATTCACTGCTACCTATGCCCTTACCCAGGCAGACCTTGATATGGGCTCTGTATACAACAATGCAACCGCTGAAGGTACCAGTCCACAGGATGAGACTGTCAATGACACCGACGATGAGACTGTTCTGATCCCAGAGAATCCAATGATCGATCTTGTCAAGACAGGTGAGTTCATGGATGAGAGTGGTGATGGTTACGGCCAGGTCGGCGAGAATGTCTCCTACACCTTCAATGTCACCAACATCGGTACAGTTACACTCTACAATGTCAGTGTAACGGAGGATATCCTCGCAGGCATGAGTTCAATCACACCTGCCGAATATGCTTCAGTTGCACCTGGTGATATGGTTACATTCACTGCTACCTATGCCCTTACCCAGGCAGACCTTGATATGGGCTCTGTATACAACAATGCAACCGCTGAAGGTACCAGTCCACAGGATGAGACTGTCAATGATACCGACGATGAGACTGTAATGATCCCAGAGAATCCAATGATCGATCTTGTCAAGACAGGTGAGTTCATGGATGAGAGTGGAGATGGTTACGGACAGGTCGGCGAGAATGTCTCCTACACCTTCAATGTCACCAACATCGGTACAGTTACACTCTACAATGTCAGTGTAACGGAGGATATGCTCACAGGCATGAGTTCAATCACACCTGCCGAATATGCTTCAGTTGCACCTGGTGATATGGTTACATTCACTGCAACCTATGCCCTTACCCAGGCAGACCTTGATATGGGCTCTGTATACAACAATGCAACCGCTGAAGGTACCAGTCCACAGGATGAAACTGTCAATGATACCGACGATGAGACTGTAATGATCCCAGAGAATCCAATGATCGATCTTGTCAAGACAGGTGAGTTCATGGATGAGAGTGGAGATGGTTACGGACAGGTCGGCGAGAATGTCTCCTACACCTTCAATGTCACCAACATCGGTACAGTTACACTCTACAATGTCAGTGTAACGGAGGATATGCTCACAGGCATGAGTTCAATCACACCTGCCGAATATGCTTCACTTGCACCTGGTGATATGGTTACATTCACTGCAACCTACGCCCTTACCCAGGCAGACCTTGATATGGGCTCTGTATACAACAATGCAACCGCTGAAGGTACCAGTCCACAGGATGAAACTGTCAATGATACCGACGATGAGACTGTAATGATCCCAGAGAATCCAATGATCGATCTTGTCAAGACAGGTGAGTTCATGGATGAGAGTGGAGATGGTTACGGACAGGTCGGCGAGAATGTCTCCTACACCTTCAATGTCACCAACATCGGTACAGTTACACTCTACAATGTCAGTGTAACGGAGGATATGCTCACAGGCATGAGTTCAATCACACCTGCTGAATATGCTTCACTTGCACCTGGTGATATGGTTACATTCACTGCAACCTACGCCCTTACCCAGGCAGACCTTGATATGGGCTCTGTATACAACAATGCAACCGCTGAAGGTACCAGTCCACAGGATGAAACTGTCAATGATACCGACGATGAGACTGTAATGATCCCAGAGAATCCAATGATCGATCTTGTCAAGACAGGTGAGTTCATGGATGAGAGTGGAGATGGTTACGGACAGGTCGGCGAGAATGTCTCCTACACCTTCAATGTCACCAACATCGGTACAGTTACACTCTACAATGTCAGTGTAACGGAGGATATGCTCACAGGCATGAGTTCAATCACACCTGCTGAATATGCTTCACTTGCACCTGGTGATATGGTTACATTCACTGCAACCTACGCCCTTACCCAGGCAGACCTTGATATGGGCTCTGTATACAACAATGCAACCGCTGAAGGTACCAGTCCACAGGATGAAACTGTCAATGATACCGACGATGAGACTGTAATGATCCCAGAGAATCCAATGATCGATCTTGTCAAGACAGGTGAGTTCATGGATGAGAGTGGAGATGGTTACGGACAGGTCGGCGAGAATGTCTCCTACACCTTCAATGTCACCAACATCGGTACAGTTACACTCTACAATGTCAGTGTAACGGAGGATATGCTCACAGGCATGAGTTCAATCACACCTGCCGAATATGCTTCACTTGCACCTGGTGATATGGTTACATTCACTGCAACCTACGCCCTTACCCAGGCAGACCTTGATATGGGCTCTGTATACAACAATGCAACCGCTGAAGGTACCAGTCCACAGGATGAAACTGTCAATGATACCGACGATGAGACTGTAATGATCCCAGAGAATCCAATGATCGATCTTGTCAAGACAGGTGAGTTCATGGATGAGAGTGGAGATGGTTACGGACAGGTCGGCGAGAATGTCTCCTACACCTTCAATGTCACCAACATCGGTACAGTTACACTCTACAATGTCAGTGTAACGGAGGATATGCTCACAGGCATGAGTTCAATCACACCTGCCGAATATGCTTCACTTGCACCTGGTGATATGGTTACATTCACTGCAACCTACGCCCTTACCCAGGCAGACCTTGATATGGGCTCTGTATACAACAATGCAACCGCTGAAGGTACCAGTCCACAGGATGAGACTGTCAATGATACCGACGATGAGACTGTAATGATCCCAGAGAATCCAATGATCGATCTTGTCAAGACAGGTGAGTTCATGGATGAGAGTGGAGATGGTTACGGACAGGTCGGCGAGAATGTCTCCTACACCTTCAATGTCACCAACATCGGTACAGTTACACTCTACAATGTCAGTGTAACGGAGGATATGCTCACAGGCATGAGTTCAATCACACCTGCTGAATATGCTTCAGTTGCACCTGGTGATATGGTTACATTCACTGCAACCTATGCCCTTACCCAGGCAGACCTTGATATGGGCTCTGTATACAACAATGCAACCGCTGAAGGTACCAGTCCACAGGATGAAACTGTCAATGATACCGACGATGAGACTGTAATGATCCCAGAGAATCCAATGATCGATCTTGTCAAGACAGGTGAGTTCATGGATGAGAGTGGAGATGGTTACGGCCAGGTCGGCGAGAATGTCTCCTACACCTTCAATGTCACCAACATCGGTACAGTTACACTCTACAATGTCAGTGTAACGGAGGATATGCTCACAGGCATGAGTTCAATCACACCTGCTGAATATGCTTCACTTGCACCTGGTGATATGGTTACATTCACTGCTACCTATGCCCTTACCCAGGCAGACCTTGATATGGGCTCTGTATACAACAATGCAACCGCTGAAGGTACCAGTCCACAGGATGAGACTGTCAATGACACCGACGATGAGACTGTTCTGATCCCAGAGAATCCAATGATCGATCTTGTCAAGACAGGTGAGTTCATGGATGAGAGTGGTGATGGTTACGGCCAGGTCGGCGAGAATGTCTCCTACACCTTCAATGTCACCAACATCGGTACAGTTACACTCTACAATGTCAGTGTAACGGAGGATATCCTCGCAGGCATGAGTTCAATCACACCTGCCGAATATGCTTCAGTTGCACCTGGTGATATGGTTACATTCACTGCTACCTATGCCCTTACCCAGGCAGACCTTGATATGGGCTCTGTATACAACAATGCAACCGCTGAAGGTACCAGTCCACAGGATGAGACTGTCAATGACACCGACGATGAGACTGTCATGATCCCACAGTATCCACACATAGCTCTGACCAAGACAGCTGACCCAATAATATACACCTATGAAGGTCAGGTCATTCACTATACACTCAACGCTACCAACGATGGTACCGTTACTCTGAATGGTACGTTTGTGACCGATACGCTTCTTGCATCTGTTAATGCGGTAGATGCGAGCTTTACTGGTGTATTGTCAGTAGGCCAGTCTGCTGAATTCGTAGGTACTTATATGATTCAGGCAGCTGATCTGGCTGGACCGTTCCCCAACATCGTGCCTAACACAGCAACGGTTACAGGATATGATCCACAAGGTGCCCCTGTCTTTGCTTCAGCTTCAGCCGTGGTTACACAGGTCAACGCAACAGCCCAGATAGCTCCTACCCAGACTACATGCTATGACTTTAGAACAGGCACAGCGGATGATCTGGAAACAGCATATTACATGGTCCTAAAGAAGACAGGAGAAATCCAGAGTGTTGCACCTGGTGTTATGTTCTACTACAGTGATGTCACACCAACTAGTGACACTGTGGTTATTGAGGTCGACCAGAACAATACTGCTGGATGGCCAGACATAGCTATTCAGGATGAAGGTCAGATTATCCTCTGGGATTCTGACTGTCTAAAGGTCCAGAATGCAACCGTGAACATGTCTGGTGAAAATCCGGTACTTACGGTGACAGGTGTGACCCCTGGTGAAACCTACTACCTTGGTGTAAAGTATACCCTCAGTAGTCTGCAGGGATATGTGCCAACAGGAACACCAGATGTAACATACCTTTTCGTAATGTATCAGGATGGTGCCGAAGTTATTTCAAGCTGGGACGGTATTACAGTTGAATACAAGAAGAAGTAA
- a CDS encoding DUF5652 family protein gives MIGMTLLSYQNPAFMAFVIALVLWELLWKGVGLWKAARNDDKYWFIAILIINTLGILPILYIYIFRKNKKGI, from the coding sequence ATGATAGGAATGACGTTACTGTCGTATCAAAATCCAGCATTCATGGCTTTTGTCATAGCACTTGTCCTGTGGGAACTTCTCTGGAAAGGTGTCGGCTTATGGAAAGCTGCAAGAAATGATGATAAGTACTGGTTTATTGCCATATTGATAATCAATACACTGGGAATTCTGCCTATATTGTATATCTATATTTTCCGAAAAAATAAGAAAGGGATCTGA
- a CDS encoding S8 family serine peptidase produces the protein MDDKKKRVTRDCFMCDIFRKITMNKCKIHSIFLILILLFASIPSAYAVSNAENQKKNTVQNSDELKDLFFSSGELLIKIKDTSKKSIKNSAKPDDTGIVSLNKLNKKFDVIEFEQIATPSVSEDDGTIYNWYKLKFNVSATQISKNSSEFKKFKALMNSYELDPNIEVVELNYIINVQSIPDDPYFSSSGSWGQSYPDLWGMQKINTESAWDVTTGSSSVIVADIDTGVDRTHEDLKDNMWVNTAEIPDNGIDDDGNGHIDDYYGWDWANNDNDPMDDHGHGTHTAGTIAATGNNNVGVVGVSWNSKIMALKFLNSAGSGNLDDAVKAIKYAADMGARVSSNSWGSFGTSQMLDDAIRYAHDKNMVVVVAAGNSNDDALDYTPASADYSITVAASDYTDAKAYFSNWGQKIDVAAPGVDILSTKAAVSPMFSSSSTVDTNYGRASGTSMATPHVAGLAALLIANDPSLTSEEVRQIIRTGSFDLGTQGKDDYFGFGRIDAANSLSLSDTNVLAPFITSPASRSMVYGQSLEITGSASGSGFESYTLQAGVGRDPASWINLSESNTQVTDGILAVVDTTQLPDGYYTFRLIATNTDGIEYQFQVYDVEVDNFDAAINSPLILVSQGSVDLIGDAQTKNGMAFSHYMLEWGEGSSPASYTSAGISMTNDGLQPVIDGKLGIWDTSGLTSGQVYTLRLSVVGESGVTSQCSIQLTADSDLVSGWPILISRSTSSSISEATPTIADLDNDGTDEIVITSADNKIYVFRKDGSDYPGFPVSVTTGEHFTWPANVADLDNDGHKEIIAASVTASGTSKVYVLKDDGTFYPGWTKPVHIIGQQVGDGTPTIADLDSDGIKEMVVIDPFYKKMHAYHLDGSELTGFPKTLPLSDLEYPGAPLITDLNGDGVPEIAYGAKNKFYLFDNHGNLLDGWPFVAPVYNGNTINFKSSPACGDVDGDGDLEIVAIGHNGGSTSPIYAWDMDGSLLPNWPMVAGSLDYGHSPLNSPSLTDVDNDGLDEVVVGLSSLSIFDQDGQKSIGTGIGAKIAPAITDVDGDGKYEFSGVKDNKLQIGNDDGSILWQRVFSSDTLFLSPAMFSDIDNNGRMELTLVQSRLPNEEGDLIAYMWEMPYSGENSGDCWSMFLHDPQRSGRLAVSDSMDTVTTPPTDTASPTTVIASPSGSTILSGVVDVNVEASDDTGVSKTELYCNGVLLDTETVAPYLYSWDTTHESDGEYMLQSKAYDEAGNVGSSQTVTVTVKNNVDENVDTDAPVVSIASPLDGSSFKRKSTVTINAMATDNVAVTKVEFLVNGIVEYTDQTGSYSYDWKVPAKPGPYTLQLKAYDDQGNIGTSETITVTAIR, from the coding sequence ATGGACGATAAAAAAAAAAGAGTTACAAGAGACTGCTTCATGTGCGATATTTTTAGAAAGATCACAATGAACAAATGCAAGATCCACTCAATATTTCTCATACTCATTCTGCTTTTTGCTTCGATCCCATCGGCATATGCTGTATCAAATGCTGAGAACCAGAAGAAAAATACTGTGCAGAATTCTGATGAATTAAAGGATCTGTTCTTCTCATCAGGTGAGTTACTCATTAAAATAAAGGATACTTCTAAGAAGTCCATTAAAAACTCCGCAAAGCCTGATGATACCGGTATTGTTTCACTTAACAAGCTCAACAAAAAGTTTGATGTTATTGAATTTGAACAGATTGCAACGCCTTCTGTTTCAGAAGATGATGGAACTATATATAACTGGTACAAATTGAAGTTCAATGTATCTGCTACACAAATATCAAAGAACTCCAGTGAGTTTAAAAAATTTAAAGCCCTGATGAATTCTTACGAGCTTGATCCAAATATTGAAGTTGTAGAACTTAACTACATCATCAATGTTCAGTCAATACCCGATGATCCATATTTTTCATCAAGCGGATCATGGGGGCAATCCTATCCTGACCTATGGGGCATGCAAAAGATAAATACCGAATCTGCATGGGATGTGACAACAGGTTCATCATCAGTAATTGTTGCAGATATTGACACCGGTGTGGACAGGACCCATGAGGACCTTAAGGATAATATGTGGGTGAACACAGCCGAGATCCCGGATAACGGGATAGACGATGACGGAAATGGGCATATTGATGATTATTATGGCTGGGATTGGGCTAACAATGACAACGATCCTATGGATGACCATGGTCATGGAACTCATACGGCCGGTACCATTGCTGCAACAGGCAACAATAATGTTGGTGTAGTAGGTGTTAGCTGGAACAGCAAGATCATGGCACTGAAGTTCCTCAATTCTGCAGGCAGTGGTAACTTAGATGATGCTGTAAAGGCGATCAAGTATGCAGCTGATATGGGTGCTCGTGTTTCATCTAACAGTTGGGGAAGTTTCGGAACCAGTCAAATGCTGGACGATGCTATACGCTATGCACATGATAAGAACATGGTAGTGGTTGTAGCAGCAGGAAACAGCAACGATGATGCACTTGATTATACTCCTGCATCAGCAGATTATTCTATTACAGTTGCAGCCTCAGACTACACCGATGCAAAAGCTTACTTCTCAAACTGGGGACAAAAGATAGATGTTGCGGCTCCCGGAGTTGATATACTTTCAACCAAGGCGGCAGTAAGTCCAATGTTCTCTTCTTCCAGCACTGTTGACACTAATTATGGCCGTGCTTCAGGTACATCCATGGCCACTCCTCATGTTGCCGGTCTGGCTGCTTTGCTAATAGCTAATGACCCTTCCCTGACCAGTGAGGAGGTTCGCCAGATCATTCGTACAGGCTCATTTGATCTAGGTACACAAGGAAAGGATGATTATTTTGGTTTCGGAAGGATCGATGCTGCTAATTCACTTTCACTTTCCGATACGAATGTCCTTGCTCCCTTTATAACAAGTCCTGCCAGTAGAAGTATGGTCTACGGACAGTCACTTGAGATAACAGGTTCTGCTTCTGGCAGTGGTTTTGAAAGTTACACATTACAGGCAGGTGTGGGACGTGATCCTGCGTCCTGGATAAACCTTTCAGAGTCAAATACACAGGTAACGGATGGTATACTTGCAGTTGTTGACACAACCCAGCTTCCAGACGGGTATTACACATTCAGGCTCATTGCTACAAATACTGACGGGATAGAATACCAGTTCCAGGTGTATGACGTCGAAGTGGACAATTTTGATGCAGCCATAAATTCTCCTTTAATACTTGTTTCCCAGGGAAGTGTCGATTTGATAGGAGATGCACAAACCAAAAATGGAATGGCATTCTCTCATTATATGCTTGAATGGGGTGAAGGCTCATCCCCTGCTTCATACACAAGCGCAGGCATCTCAATGACCAATGATGGTTTACAGCCAGTTATTGATGGGAAGCTTGGAATCTGGGACACATCTGGTCTGACATCCGGTCAAGTATACACCCTTCGTCTGAGCGTAGTTGGTGAAAGCGGTGTAACATCGCAGTGTTCCATCCAGCTCACAGCTGATAGCGATCTGGTAAGTGGATGGCCAATACTGATTAGTCGAAGTACAAGCAGTAGCATTAGTGAAGCCACTCCTACGATAGCGGACCTTGACAATGACGGAACAGATGAAATAGTTATCACTTCAGCTGATAACAAAATATATGTATTTAGAAAAGATGGCAGTGATTATCCAGGCTTCCCTGTATCCGTTACTACAGGTGAGCATTTCACATGGCCTGCAAATGTTGCTGACCTTGACAACGATGGTCACAAAGAGATAATAGCAGCTTCTGTCACTGCTTCAGGAACAAGTAAAGTATATGTTCTGAAGGATGATGGTACATTCTACCCTGGCTGGACAAAACCTGTCCATATAATTGGCCAGCAGGTTGGTGACGGCACACCTACAATAGCAGACCTTGATAGCGATGGTATAAAAGAAATGGTTGTTATCGATCCTTTCTACAAAAAGATGCATGCATATCACCTGGATGGAAGCGAGCTCACAGGTTTCCCAAAGACACTTCCATTGAGCGATCTGGAATATCCTGGTGCACCTCTAATCACAGATCTTAATGGTGATGGTGTTCCTGAGATAGCCTATGGAGCAAAGAATAAGTTCTATCTATTCGATAATCATGGGAATTTGTTGGACGGATGGCCTTTTGTTGCACCTGTTTACAATGGTAACACAATTAATTTCAAAAGCTCGCCTGCCTGTGGTGATGTAGATGGTGACGGTGATCTTGAGATCGTAGCTATCGGCCATAATGGAGGTAGCACATCTCCTATCTATGCATGGGATATGGATGGTTCTCTTCTTCCGAACTGGCCAATGGTTGCAGGTTCTCTTGACTATGGTCATTCCCCGCTGAACAGTCCTTCTCTAACGGATGTTGACAACGATGGACTGGATGAGGTAGTCGTAGGTCTTTCTTCATTATCTATCTTTGATCAAGACGGACAGAAATCAATTGGTACGGGAATTGGAGCAAAGATCGCACCAGCTATCACCGATGTAGATGGAGATGGAAAATATGAGTTCTCTGGAGTAAAGGACAATAAATTACAGATCGGCAATGACGATGGTTCCATTTTATGGCAAAGGGTTTTCTCATCAGATACACTCTTTTTAAGTCCGGCCATGTTCAGTGATATTGATAATAACGGTAGGATGGAACTTACCCTTGTACAGAGCAGGTTACCTAATGAAGAGGGAGATCTGATTGCATATATGTGGGAAATGCCATATTCAGGTGAAAACTCTGGTGATTGCTGGTCAATGTTCCTGCATGATCCACAGAGATCTGGCAGACTTGCTGTGTCTGATTCTATGGATACAGTAACTACTCCTCCGACTGACACCGCATCACCTACAACAGTAATCGCATCACCGTCAGGATCTACTATTCTATCAGGTGTTGTTGATGTGAATGTTGAAGCTTCAGATGATACGGGTGTGAGCAAAACAGAACTCTATTGCAATGGAGTACTTCTCGATACTGAAACGGTTGCTCCTTATCTATATTCATGGGACACCACTCATGAGAGTGACGGCGAGTATATGCTGCAAAGTAAGGCATATGATGAAGCAGGCAATGTAGGTTCATCACAAACAGTAACGGTCACTGTCAAAAACAATGTTGACGAGAATGTAGATACAGATGCTCCGGTAGTTTCGATCGCATCGCCTCTGGATGGTTCTAGTTTCAAGAGGAAATCCACTGTCACCATTAATGCTATGGCTACGGATAATGTAGCTGTCACTAAAGTGGAATTCCTTGTGAATGGTATTGTAGAGTACACCGATCAAACCGGGAGTTATAGTTACGACTGGAAAGTTCCTGCAAAGCCAGGTCCATATACACTTCAGTTGAAGGCGTATGATGATCAGGGAAATATCGGTACATCTGAAACAATAACGGTGACTGCAATAAGATGA